The proteins below come from a single Acanthopagrus latus isolate v.2019 chromosome 4, fAcaLat1.1, whole genome shotgun sequence genomic window:
- the golm2 gene encoding protein GOLM2 isoform X2 has product MVGFGANRRGGRLPSFILIFLMVIIAILSFNYWTVSNRHGRLLDELAEVQTQVKRTDAARSRLEKRNSELMVQVDTHRKQIDQKDGDYSVLEGKLQAREALIKKCTDDKMKVQNDVTAQMTEIQRLKEQLKELKQEFMKQEEQLREVKKNSTTLERKLEYESLQCGRQIAQLKDEYEETKKTLEEEATKLRQSLMDGQKGIVAGRHADGAPGAELGGERHTVATRRHDSPDLKEMGKPGSDAGMPGIEDSEVGKIDDVQFALKKPAITQKHDEAPDAVVGAGAGPGVGAADGPGGQGLSLDQPRLQQDRVDSRAAVIAPQGIVKQADKTVVFEEDNKAGIKADELGEQQRQLQAPDNVKGEGEHLKGIPLPPNPAQVPNPIQLHRAKDHIQAEPVHHRQSRFFDENESPVDPQHGSKLADYNGDDGNVGEYEADKQAELAYNEEEDGDGGEEDVQDDDDRDMQGERAVDYGKRHQAIDIL; this is encoded by the exons atggtTGGGTTTGGTGCAAACCGACGGGGAGGCCGCCTCCCGtccttcatcctcatcttcttGATGGTGATCATCGCCATACTGTCTTTCAACTACTGGACAGTGTCCAACAGGCACGGCCGCCTGCTGGATGAGCTGGCGGAGGTGCAGACGCAGGTGAAGCGCACGGACGCGGCGCGGAGCCGGCTGGAGAAGCGGAACTCGGAGCTGATGGTGCAGGTGGACACGCACAGGAAGCAGATCGACCAGAAGGATGGAGACTACAGCGTGCTGGAGGGCAAGCTGCAGGCCCGAGAGGCGCTCATCAAAAAGTGCACTGATGATAAG ATGAAGGTGCAAAATGATGTCACAGCGCAAATGACAGAAATCCAGAGGCTGAAAG AACAGCTAAAGGAGCTGAAGCAGGAGTTCATGAAGCAAGAAGAGCAGCTAAGGGAAGTGAAGAAAAATAGCACTACGTTGGAGAGAAAACTGGAGTATGAGAG TTTACAGTGTGGACGCCAAATTGCACAACTGAAAGACGaatatgaagaaacaaaaaagaccCTGGAGGAAGAAGCAACAAAGCTAAGACAG AGTTTGATGGACGGCCAAAAGGGCATAGTGGCAGGTAGACATGCTGATGGAGCACCTGGTGCGGAGCTGGGTGGAGAGCGCCATACAGTGGCCACTCGCCGACATGACAGTCCAGATTTAAAAG AGATGGGTAAGCCTGGCAGTGATGCTGGCATGCCTGGTATTGAAGACAGCGAGGTGGGCAAAATCGATGATGTGCAATTTG CCTTGAAGAAACCAGCGATCACTCAGAAGCATGACGAGGCCCCAGATGCGGTTGTGGGAGCCGGTGCTGGACCCGGAGTCGGGGCAGCTGATGGTCCCGGGGGCCAGGGCCTGTCACTGGACCAGCCCAGGCTCCAGCAGGACAGAGTGGACAGCCGAGCAGCAGTGATCGCACCTCAGGGCATCGTCAAACAGGCAGACAAAACGGTAGTGTTCGAAGAAGACAACAAGGCAGGTATCAAGGCAGACGAGCTGGGAGAACAACAAAGACAACTTCAAG CTCCTGATAATGTCAAGGGTGAAGGCGAACACCTGAAGGGGATTCCTCTGCCTCCCAACCCTGCCCAGGTACCCAACCCCATCCAGCTTCACCGCGCCAAAGACCACATTCAAGCAGAGCCAGTGCACCACCGCCAAA GCCGGTTCTTTGATGAGAACGAGTCCCCAGTAGATCCGCAACACGGCTCTAAGCTTGCGGACTACAATGGGGATGATGGGAACGTTGGTGAGTATGAGGCCGACAAGCAGGCCGAGCTGGCCTAcaatgaggaagaggatggtGATGGTGGGGAGGAAGACGTTCAAG
- the golm2 gene encoding protein GOLM2 isoform X1: MVGFGANRRGGRLPSFILIFLMVIIAILSFNYWTVSNRHGRLLDELAEVQTQVKRTDAARSRLEKRNSELMVQVDTHRKQIDQKDGDYSVLEGKLQAREALIKKCTDDKMKVQNDVTAQMTEIQRLKEQLKELKQEFMKQEEQLREVKKNSTTLERKLEYESLQCGRQIAQLKDEYEETKKTLEEEATKLRQSLMDGQKGIVAGRHADGAPGAELGGERHTVATRRHDSPDLKEEMGKPGSDAGMPGIEDSEVGKIDDVQFALKKPAITQKHDEAPDAVVGAGAGPGVGAADGPGGQGLSLDQPRLQQDRVDSRAAVIAPQGIVKQADKTVVFEEDNKAGIKADELGEQQRQLQAPDNVKGEGEHLKGIPLPPNPAQVPNPIQLHRAKDHIQAEPVHHRQSRFFDENESPVDPQHGSKLADYNGDDGNVGEYEADKQAELAYNEEEDGDGGEEDVQDDDDRDMQGERAVDYGKRHQAIDIL; encoded by the exons atggtTGGGTTTGGTGCAAACCGACGGGGAGGCCGCCTCCCGtccttcatcctcatcttcttGATGGTGATCATCGCCATACTGTCTTTCAACTACTGGACAGTGTCCAACAGGCACGGCCGCCTGCTGGATGAGCTGGCGGAGGTGCAGACGCAGGTGAAGCGCACGGACGCGGCGCGGAGCCGGCTGGAGAAGCGGAACTCGGAGCTGATGGTGCAGGTGGACACGCACAGGAAGCAGATCGACCAGAAGGATGGAGACTACAGCGTGCTGGAGGGCAAGCTGCAGGCCCGAGAGGCGCTCATCAAAAAGTGCACTGATGATAAG ATGAAGGTGCAAAATGATGTCACAGCGCAAATGACAGAAATCCAGAGGCTGAAAG AACAGCTAAAGGAGCTGAAGCAGGAGTTCATGAAGCAAGAAGAGCAGCTAAGGGAAGTGAAGAAAAATAGCACTACGTTGGAGAGAAAACTGGAGTATGAGAG TTTACAGTGTGGACGCCAAATTGCACAACTGAAAGACGaatatgaagaaacaaaaaagaccCTGGAGGAAGAAGCAACAAAGCTAAGACAG AGTTTGATGGACGGCCAAAAGGGCATAGTGGCAGGTAGACATGCTGATGGAGCACCTGGTGCGGAGCTGGGTGGAGAGCGCCATACAGTGGCCACTCGCCGACATGACAGTCCAGATTTAAAAG AAGAGATGGGTAAGCCTGGCAGTGATGCTGGCATGCCTGGTATTGAAGACAGCGAGGTGGGCAAAATCGATGATGTGCAATTTG CCTTGAAGAAACCAGCGATCACTCAGAAGCATGACGAGGCCCCAGATGCGGTTGTGGGAGCCGGTGCTGGACCCGGAGTCGGGGCAGCTGATGGTCCCGGGGGCCAGGGCCTGTCACTGGACCAGCCCAGGCTCCAGCAGGACAGAGTGGACAGCCGAGCAGCAGTGATCGCACCTCAGGGCATCGTCAAACAGGCAGACAAAACGGTAGTGTTCGAAGAAGACAACAAGGCAGGTATCAAGGCAGACGAGCTGGGAGAACAACAAAGACAACTTCAAG CTCCTGATAATGTCAAGGGTGAAGGCGAACACCTGAAGGGGATTCCTCTGCCTCCCAACCCTGCCCAGGTACCCAACCCCATCCAGCTTCACCGCGCCAAAGACCACATTCAAGCAGAGCCAGTGCACCACCGCCAAA GCCGGTTCTTTGATGAGAACGAGTCCCCAGTAGATCCGCAACACGGCTCTAAGCTTGCGGACTACAATGGGGATGATGGGAACGTTGGTGAGTATGAGGCCGACAAGCAGGCCGAGCTGGCCTAcaatgaggaagaggatggtGATGGTGGGGAGGAAGACGTTCAAG
- the golm2 gene encoding protein GOLM2 isoform X3: MVGFGANRRGGRLPSFILIFLMVIIAILSFNYWTVSNRHGRLLDELAEVQTQVKRTDAARSRLEKRNSELMVQVDTHRKQIDQKDGDYSVLEGKLQAREALIKKCTDDKMKVQNDVTAQMTEIQRLKEQLKELKQEFMKQEEQLREVKKNSTTLERKLEYESLQCGRQIAQLKDEYEETKKTLEEEATKLRQSLMDGQKGIVAGRHADGAPGAELGGERHTVATRRHDSPDLKEEMGKPGSDAGMPGIEDSEVGKIDDVQFALKKPAITQKHDEAPDAVVGAGAGPGVGAADGPGGQGLSLDQPRLQQDRVDSRAAVIAPQGIVKQADKTVVFEEDNKAGIKADELGEQQRQLQAPDNVKGEGEHLKGIPLPPNPAQVPNPIQLHRAKDHIQAEPVHHRQSRFFDENESPVDPQHGSKLADYNGDDGNVDDDDRDMQGERAVDYGKRHQAIDIL, encoded by the exons atggtTGGGTTTGGTGCAAACCGACGGGGAGGCCGCCTCCCGtccttcatcctcatcttcttGATGGTGATCATCGCCATACTGTCTTTCAACTACTGGACAGTGTCCAACAGGCACGGCCGCCTGCTGGATGAGCTGGCGGAGGTGCAGACGCAGGTGAAGCGCACGGACGCGGCGCGGAGCCGGCTGGAGAAGCGGAACTCGGAGCTGATGGTGCAGGTGGACACGCACAGGAAGCAGATCGACCAGAAGGATGGAGACTACAGCGTGCTGGAGGGCAAGCTGCAGGCCCGAGAGGCGCTCATCAAAAAGTGCACTGATGATAAG ATGAAGGTGCAAAATGATGTCACAGCGCAAATGACAGAAATCCAGAGGCTGAAAG AACAGCTAAAGGAGCTGAAGCAGGAGTTCATGAAGCAAGAAGAGCAGCTAAGGGAAGTGAAGAAAAATAGCACTACGTTGGAGAGAAAACTGGAGTATGAGAG TTTACAGTGTGGACGCCAAATTGCACAACTGAAAGACGaatatgaagaaacaaaaaagaccCTGGAGGAAGAAGCAACAAAGCTAAGACAG AGTTTGATGGACGGCCAAAAGGGCATAGTGGCAGGTAGACATGCTGATGGAGCACCTGGTGCGGAGCTGGGTGGAGAGCGCCATACAGTGGCCACTCGCCGACATGACAGTCCAGATTTAAAAG AAGAGATGGGTAAGCCTGGCAGTGATGCTGGCATGCCTGGTATTGAAGACAGCGAGGTGGGCAAAATCGATGATGTGCAATTTG CCTTGAAGAAACCAGCGATCACTCAGAAGCATGACGAGGCCCCAGATGCGGTTGTGGGAGCCGGTGCTGGACCCGGAGTCGGGGCAGCTGATGGTCCCGGGGGCCAGGGCCTGTCACTGGACCAGCCCAGGCTCCAGCAGGACAGAGTGGACAGCCGAGCAGCAGTGATCGCACCTCAGGGCATCGTCAAACAGGCAGACAAAACGGTAGTGTTCGAAGAAGACAACAAGGCAGGTATCAAGGCAGACGAGCTGGGAGAACAACAAAGACAACTTCAAG CTCCTGATAATGTCAAGGGTGAAGGCGAACACCTGAAGGGGATTCCTCTGCCTCCCAACCCTGCCCAGGTACCCAACCCCATCCAGCTTCACCGCGCCAAAGACCACATTCAAGCAGAGCCAGTGCACCACCGCCAAA GCCGGTTCTTTGATGAGAACGAGTCCCCAGTAGATCCGCAACACGGCTCTAAGCTTGCGGACTACAATGGGGATGATGGGAACGTTG
- the golm2 gene encoding protein GOLM2 isoform X5 gives MVGFGANRRGGRLPSFILIFLMVIIAILSFNYWTVSNRHGRLLDELAEVQTQVKRTDAARSRLEKRNSELMVQVDTHRKQIDQKDGDYSVLEGKLQAREALIKKCTDDKMKVQNDVTAQMTEIQRLKEQLKELKQEFMKQEEQLREVKKNSTTLERKLEYESLQCGRQIAQLKDEYEETKKTLEEEATKLRQSLMDGQKGIVAGRHADGAPGAELGGERHTVATRRHDSPDLKEMGKPGSDAGMPGIEDSEVGKIDDVQFALKKPAITQKHDEAPDAVVGAGAGPGVGAADGPGGQGLSLDQPRLQQDRVDSRAAVIAPQGIVKQADKTVVFEEDNKAGIKADELGEQQRQLQAPDNVKGEGEHLKGIPLPPNPAQVPNPIQLHRAKDHIQAEPVHHRQNDDDRDMQGERAVDYGKRHQAIDIL, from the exons atggtTGGGTTTGGTGCAAACCGACGGGGAGGCCGCCTCCCGtccttcatcctcatcttcttGATGGTGATCATCGCCATACTGTCTTTCAACTACTGGACAGTGTCCAACAGGCACGGCCGCCTGCTGGATGAGCTGGCGGAGGTGCAGACGCAGGTGAAGCGCACGGACGCGGCGCGGAGCCGGCTGGAGAAGCGGAACTCGGAGCTGATGGTGCAGGTGGACACGCACAGGAAGCAGATCGACCAGAAGGATGGAGACTACAGCGTGCTGGAGGGCAAGCTGCAGGCCCGAGAGGCGCTCATCAAAAAGTGCACTGATGATAAG ATGAAGGTGCAAAATGATGTCACAGCGCAAATGACAGAAATCCAGAGGCTGAAAG AACAGCTAAAGGAGCTGAAGCAGGAGTTCATGAAGCAAGAAGAGCAGCTAAGGGAAGTGAAGAAAAATAGCACTACGTTGGAGAGAAAACTGGAGTATGAGAG TTTACAGTGTGGACGCCAAATTGCACAACTGAAAGACGaatatgaagaaacaaaaaagaccCTGGAGGAAGAAGCAACAAAGCTAAGACAG AGTTTGATGGACGGCCAAAAGGGCATAGTGGCAGGTAGACATGCTGATGGAGCACCTGGTGCGGAGCTGGGTGGAGAGCGCCATACAGTGGCCACTCGCCGACATGACAGTCCAGATTTAAAAG AGATGGGTAAGCCTGGCAGTGATGCTGGCATGCCTGGTATTGAAGACAGCGAGGTGGGCAAAATCGATGATGTGCAATTTG CCTTGAAGAAACCAGCGATCACTCAGAAGCATGACGAGGCCCCAGATGCGGTTGTGGGAGCCGGTGCTGGACCCGGAGTCGGGGCAGCTGATGGTCCCGGGGGCCAGGGCCTGTCACTGGACCAGCCCAGGCTCCAGCAGGACAGAGTGGACAGCCGAGCAGCAGTGATCGCACCTCAGGGCATCGTCAAACAGGCAGACAAAACGGTAGTGTTCGAAGAAGACAACAAGGCAGGTATCAAGGCAGACGAGCTGGGAGAACAACAAAGACAACTTCAAG CTCCTGATAATGTCAAGGGTGAAGGCGAACACCTGAAGGGGATTCCTCTGCCTCCCAACCCTGCCCAGGTACCCAACCCCATCCAGCTTCACCGCGCCAAAGACCACATTCAAGCAGAGCCAGTGCACCACCGCCAAA
- the golm2 gene encoding protein GOLM2 isoform X4, whose translation MVGFGANRRGGRLPSFILIFLMVIIAILSFNYWTVSNRHGRLLDELAEVQTQVKRTDAARSRLEKRNSELMVQVDTHRKQIDQKDGDYSVLEGKLQAREALIKKCTDDKMKVQNDVTAQMTEIQRLKEQLKELKQEFMKQEEQLREVKKNSTTLERKLEYESLQCGRQIAQLKDEYEETKKTLEEEATKLRQSLMDGQKGIVAGRHADGAPGAELGGERHTVATRRHDSPDLKEEMGKPGSDAGMPGIEDSEVGKIDDVQFALKKPAITQKHDEAPDAVVGAGAGPGVGAADGPGGQGLSLDQPRLQQDRVDSRAAVIAPQGIVKQADKTVVFEEDNKAGIKADELGEQQRQLQAPDNVKGEGEHLKGIPLPPNPAQVPNPIQLHRAKDHIQAEPVHHRQNDDDRDMQGERAVDYGKRHQAIDIL comes from the exons atggtTGGGTTTGGTGCAAACCGACGGGGAGGCCGCCTCCCGtccttcatcctcatcttcttGATGGTGATCATCGCCATACTGTCTTTCAACTACTGGACAGTGTCCAACAGGCACGGCCGCCTGCTGGATGAGCTGGCGGAGGTGCAGACGCAGGTGAAGCGCACGGACGCGGCGCGGAGCCGGCTGGAGAAGCGGAACTCGGAGCTGATGGTGCAGGTGGACACGCACAGGAAGCAGATCGACCAGAAGGATGGAGACTACAGCGTGCTGGAGGGCAAGCTGCAGGCCCGAGAGGCGCTCATCAAAAAGTGCACTGATGATAAG ATGAAGGTGCAAAATGATGTCACAGCGCAAATGACAGAAATCCAGAGGCTGAAAG AACAGCTAAAGGAGCTGAAGCAGGAGTTCATGAAGCAAGAAGAGCAGCTAAGGGAAGTGAAGAAAAATAGCACTACGTTGGAGAGAAAACTGGAGTATGAGAG TTTACAGTGTGGACGCCAAATTGCACAACTGAAAGACGaatatgaagaaacaaaaaagaccCTGGAGGAAGAAGCAACAAAGCTAAGACAG AGTTTGATGGACGGCCAAAAGGGCATAGTGGCAGGTAGACATGCTGATGGAGCACCTGGTGCGGAGCTGGGTGGAGAGCGCCATACAGTGGCCACTCGCCGACATGACAGTCCAGATTTAAAAG AAGAGATGGGTAAGCCTGGCAGTGATGCTGGCATGCCTGGTATTGAAGACAGCGAGGTGGGCAAAATCGATGATGTGCAATTTG CCTTGAAGAAACCAGCGATCACTCAGAAGCATGACGAGGCCCCAGATGCGGTTGTGGGAGCCGGTGCTGGACCCGGAGTCGGGGCAGCTGATGGTCCCGGGGGCCAGGGCCTGTCACTGGACCAGCCCAGGCTCCAGCAGGACAGAGTGGACAGCCGAGCAGCAGTGATCGCACCTCAGGGCATCGTCAAACAGGCAGACAAAACGGTAGTGTTCGAAGAAGACAACAAGGCAGGTATCAAGGCAGACGAGCTGGGAGAACAACAAAGACAACTTCAAG CTCCTGATAATGTCAAGGGTGAAGGCGAACACCTGAAGGGGATTCCTCTGCCTCCCAACCCTGCCCAGGTACCCAACCCCATCCAGCTTCACCGCGCCAAAGACCACATTCAAGCAGAGCCAGTGCACCACCGCCAAA